In one Nocardioides luteus genomic region, the following are encoded:
- a CDS encoding CDP-alcohol phosphatidyltransferase family protein produces MTQTAVVPGAKERARPESERLWTSATVITFVRTAAAVVLAASAAYQGSLKLLVIALVVYWVGDSLDGAVARWRDEETRIGGVLDIFSDRLCAAAFYVGLAFLQPDLSPAIFVYLAEFMVIDCFLSISYLAWPIKSPNYFYVIDRTLWRWNWSHPGKAVNSGLFAILLLVTGWMWVGLAIATALLVMKCVSLGRLLRIGLPVPR; encoded by the coding sequence ATGACCCAAACCGCCGTCGTGCCAGGCGCCAAGGAGCGTGCCCGCCCCGAGTCGGAACGGCTGTGGACGTCTGCGACGGTGATCACCTTCGTACGCACCGCCGCGGCGGTGGTGCTGGCGGCGAGCGCGGCCTACCAGGGGAGCCTGAAGCTCCTCGTCATCGCACTGGTCGTCTACTGGGTCGGGGACAGCCTCGACGGGGCGGTCGCCCGGTGGCGCGACGAGGAGACCCGGATCGGTGGGGTTCTCGACATCTTCTCCGACCGTCTCTGCGCGGCGGCGTTCTACGTCGGGCTGGCGTTCCTGCAGCCGGACCTGTCGCCGGCGATCTTCGTCTACCTGGCGGAGTTCATGGTGATCGACTGCTTCCTGTCGATCTCCTACCTGGCCTGGCCGATCAAGAGCCCGAACTACTTCTACGTCATCGACCGGACGCTGTGGCGGTGGAACTGGTCCCATCCGGGCAAGGCGGTCAACTCGGGGCTGTTCGCGATCCTGCTGCTCGTCACCGGCTGGATGTGGGTGGGGCTGGCGATCGCCACGGCACTGCTGGTCATGAAGTGCGTCTCGCTGGGACGGCTTCTCAGGATCGGCCTGCCTGTGCCTCGATGA
- a CDS encoding zinc-binding metallopeptidase family protein yields MEAFTCRECGNRLYFENSACVSCGTRLAYSREEREIVPVSPEGRYVDSDGYVWWVCANTLETGCTWLARLEGGICFSCELTRTRPNDAAPEFVQQQYSLAEQAKRHLVVELDTLGLEVRTKAEDPVDGLAFDLLASDGIASTADVVIGHDSGVITIDLAESDDAYREHVRATLDEPYRTLLGHFRHEVGHYYEWQLVRGPELMQRCTEVFGDESVSYEESLQRHYSEGPPDGWTENYISTYATMHPFEDFAETWAHYLHIRDTLGSAAAYGLADPVPADMPFRQVVTDIWVPLSAALNVINRSMGHDDLYPFVIPPAVLDKLDFVASLVRDAG; encoded by the coding sequence CAACCGTCTCTACTTCGAGAACTCGGCGTGCGTCTCGTGCGGCACCCGGCTCGCCTACTCCCGCGAGGAGCGCGAGATCGTCCCGGTCTCACCCGAGGGCAGGTACGTCGACAGCGACGGCTACGTCTGGTGGGTCTGCGCCAACACGCTCGAGACGGGGTGCACCTGGCTGGCCCGGCTCGAAGGTGGGATCTGCTTCTCCTGCGAGCTGACCCGGACCCGGCCCAACGACGCCGCACCCGAGTTCGTCCAGCAGCAGTACTCCCTCGCCGAGCAGGCCAAACGTCACCTCGTGGTCGAGCTGGACACGCTCGGGCTGGAGGTCCGCACCAAGGCCGAGGACCCAGTCGACGGGCTCGCCTTCGACCTGCTCGCCAGCGACGGCATCGCGTCCACCGCCGACGTGGTCATCGGACACGACAGCGGCGTGATCACGATCGATCTGGCCGAGTCCGACGACGCCTATCGCGAGCACGTCCGGGCGACGCTCGACGAGCCCTACCGCACCCTGCTGGGCCACTTCCGGCACGAGGTCGGCCACTACTACGAGTGGCAGCTGGTCCGCGGGCCGGAGCTGATGCAGCGGTGCACCGAGGTCTTCGGTGACGAGTCGGTCTCCTACGAGGAGTCGCTGCAGCGCCACTACTCCGAAGGACCGCCCGACGGCTGGACGGAGAACTACATCTCCACCTACGCCACCATGCACCCCTTCGAGGACTTCGCCGAGACCTGGGCCCACTACCTGCACATCCGTGACACGCTCGGGTCCGCGGCGGCGTACGGCCTCGCCGACCCGGTGCCCGCCGACATGCCGTTCCGGCAGGTCGTCACCGACATCTGGGTGCCGCTCTCGGCCGCCCTGAACGTGATCAACCGGTCCATGGGCCACGACGACCTCTACCCCTTCGTCATCCCGCCCGCGGTCCTGGACAAGCTCGACTTCGTCGCCTCCCTGGTACGCGACGCGGGCTGA